The Achromobacter deleyi region CGCCGCCATCGAATCCGAAATCGTCGACCTGGACGACGCCGATCGCCAGGCCTTCCTGTCGGACATGGGCATGGAAGAGCCGGGCCTGAACCGCCTGATCCGCGCCGCCTTCAAGCTGCTGGGCCTGCAAACGTACTTCACCGCGGGCGTCAAGGAAGTGCGCGCCTGGACCGTGCCGATCGGCGCCACCGCGCCGCAGGCCGCGGGCGTCATCCACACCGACTTCGAACGCGGCTTCATCCGCGCGCAGACCATCGCCTACGAAGACTTCATTACGTACAAGGGCGAGCAGGGCGCCAAGGAAGCGGGCAAGATGCGCGCCGAAGGCAAGGAATACATCGTGCAGGATGGCGATGTGATGAACTTCCTGTTCAACGTCTGATCCGGGAGACCGATTTCACGACGGTTTCCGAACCTCGATGAAACGACGGAAGTACCTGAAAAGCCGCGTGAATACGCGGCTTTTTCATTTCTGCTGTTCCCCGGCATTTCCAGGCCAGCGCCTGGGTAATCGTTTCGATCAACCGCCCCGCTTTCGTTTTCCAGGCGGTGGCGCGGTGCTGCCGCGAACGATGAGGCTGAATTGCACGGACGTACTGGCCGCAACAGGGTGGCCGCCGATCTTGCTCAGCAGATAGTCGGCGCTGCGCTCTCCGATTTCGTCCGACGGCAAGTGGATCGTGGTGAGCGGGGGGGTCAAATGCGCGGCGAACTCGTTGTCGTTGATGCCTGTTATCGACAGATCCTCGGGTACGCGGATGCCGATCTTCCTGGCCTCGACCAGCGCGCCAAACGCGATGGTGTCGCTGCCGCAGATGATGGCGGTGGGCGGATTCCGCGAACTCATCAGCGTGCGCAGCGCCAGTTGTCCGTCGATCAGATTCAAGGTGCGCTCGATCAGGCGTTCCTGCGGCAGGGCCAGGCCCCGGCTGTGCAACGCTTCCCGGACGCCCGCGATACGGCCGGCCGAGCGATCGCTGATCCCGGATGGTTGCGCGATGATGCCAAAGTCCTTGTGGCCCAGATCCAGCAAGTAATTGGCCAGCGTGCGGCCGACGGCAATGTTGTCGAATCCGACGCAAGGATGCGCTTCGTCCAGCACCCAGCCGTTGACGTAGGGAATTCGCTTGGCGTCGAGCAACTCATACACCTGGGGCAGATGCTGCGCCCCGACCAGCATGAGGCCTGCGAGGCCGTATGCCGACAAGGCGCGCACCTGCCGCAGTTCTTCCTCGCGATCGTAATTGGAACTGGCCAGCAATAGCGTGTAGCCGGCCTGGTTCACTCGACGCTGCAGCGCTCCCAGGCCCGCGGAGAAGTTGACGTTCTCGATGGTGGGAATGATGGCGCCAATGCTATGCGAGCGCTGCGAAGCCAGGGCACGCGCACCCGCATTGGGCGTGTACCCCAGGCGCTGCGCGACCTCGGAGACTTCCTTGCGCAATGCATCGGCTACTTTGCTGTTTCCGTTCAAGACACGCGAGACCGTGGCGACCGACACGCCAGCCTCTCGCGCAACGTCTCTCGCCGTCACCGCGTTGGATTTCGGGCGAGACGCGCGGCTCTTGAAAGTGTCTCCAGCGCCGCGAGTCATAGCTGTTTCCTTCTATTGGCAATGCGTTGTGGAAGAGGCGAACCTCAATCAATGGCGTTGGTGTCGCCGGAAAATTCCATCGGGCAGAAAAAGCCGCCATGAAATTGAGCCGCGATCGGGTCTTCGGCGCCGGACTTGCTGAAAATTTCGGCGGCGAACGCTTCGGAATCGTCCTGCGGCTCGTATCCGAGGAATTTGACATTCGAATTATCCCACCGGCTGCGCAGGTTCTTCGACACGCCATACGCCACGACAAAATGGTAGTCGGGATAGTCTATGCACCGGCGCGCCAGTCGCACCATGTCGCCGTGGCTGATCCAGCTCAGCAATTGGCGCGGTTCGCTGGGGCGGTCAGGGGTGCGAAATGTGCCGATCCGCAGGCATGCCACGGATATTCCATGTTTGTCTGCGTAAAGACGGCCCAGCGCCTCGCCGAACACCTTGGAGGCCCCATAGCGCGTGTCGGGTCTGGGTTGCACGGTATTGTCCAGGAACCGCTCGCGCCGATGGAAGCCCACCGCGTGGTTGGAGCTGGCGAAGATCACGCGTCTGACTCCCTGGCTTCTGGCCGCCTCGAAGATGTTGTATACGCCATCAATGTTCAGGGCCAGAACCTGCGGCCATGGCGCTTCCTCGGGCACGCCCGCGAAATGCAGGACGCAATCAATCCCTTCCATGCTTCGTCGCACCGACTCGGGATCACGGATATCCAGGTGGCACACTTCTTCGCCCGGCCCTGCCGGCTCTTGCGGCGCGATGTCGGCCAGGCGCAAGAGATCGTATTGGCCGCGGAGATGCTGCCGCAGCACCCGACCGATGGTTCCGGCCGCGCCGGTAATCAGGATGCGCCGCAACGCGCCTTCCAGGGGGTTGTCGTTCTGCATGCTGGTCCTGTTATCTGATGGAAAGTTCGGTGTCGGTATCAAAGAAGTGCAGGTGATCGGCAGACGTGGCCACGCGGATGTTGTCGCCCGACGCGACGGCCGAATTTGCATCAATCCGGGACAGGGTCAATGGAAAGCTGGCAAGCCTGGCTTCCAGGACAATCTCCACGCCCAACTGCTCCACGACATCGACCGTCGCATTGCCAATAATCTGCAAGTCGCCACTGGTGGCCGCCGCCCCACCTTCGGCGCCAGCCACCGACAGGTGCTCTGGCCGTATGCCCAGCGTGAGTTCCTTGCCTTGCCACGCCGCCAGCGCCACAGCGCGCGCCGCGGGAATCCGTACATCCAGCCCTGGGGCCGACGCGAATAACGCGCCGCCTTCTCCGGAGCGCAGCGTCACCCGGATAAAGTTCATCGAGGGCGCGCCGATAAAGCTGGCGACGAACTTATTGGCCGGTCGGCTGTAGACCTCCAGCGGTGTGCCCACCTGCTGGATATTGCCGTCCTTCATCACCACGACGCGATCGCCCAGGGTCATGGCTTCAACCTGATCGTGCGTCACGAATACGGACGTGGTCGGTATGCGCGTGCGCAAGCGCTTGATCTCCAGCCGCATCAGCGTGCGCAGCTTGGCGTCCAGGTTGGACAGCGGCTCATCGAAAAGAAAGACCTTGGGCTTTCTGACGATGCACCGGCCCAAGGCGACCCGCTGCTGCTGGCCGCCCGACAACTGTTTTGGCTTGCGCCGCATCAGTTCGTTGAGTCCCAGTATTTCTGCCGCGCGGTCGATCTCGGACTTGATTTTCGCCTCGTCGATCTTCTTGTTGCGCAGGCCGAACGCCAAGTTGTCGTAGACCGTCATGTGTTGATAAAGCGCGTAGTTCTGGAACACCATCGCGACATCCCGGTCCTTCGGCGGCAAACGGTTTACGACCTGCGAACCAATACGAATTTCTCCGGTGCTGATGTCCTCCAGACCGGCGATCATGCGCAAGGTCGTGGATTTTCCGCATCCAGAGGGGCCGACCAACACCACGAACTCCTTGTCCGCGATGGTCAGATTGACATCCTTGACCGCGTGATGGGCCGTGCCATAGTGCTTGTTCAACTGGGTAAGTACGATTTCAGCCATCTGCATATTCCCGATGTAGAACGCGTGGGTCCAGACTCATGGACCGTCTCCGGTGCGCGGCCGCCGCTGCAAGGCGAGTGACGACCGCGCCGGGCGAAAGGCTTCGTGGTGAGGTTATTGAGCTGCTTGCGTCACCAGCGGAGCGCCGTCTGCCAGCGCCTTGGGGATGTCTTCGCGCTTGCCCACGACGGCCTTGATCGCCGCATCCGAGAATGCCTTGTGCACGGCCGGCCAGGCCTCGAAGTAGTAGCCCCCGTGAATCTGGGTGGGAACGTCCAGGCTGTGTATCTTGAGTTCGACCATTTTTGGATTGACCGTCGCGATCTTGTCCCACAGTTTCTTGTTGGGGGGAGGTGCGCCGGTCTTGGCGAAGAGCTCGATCTGTCCTGCCTCGTCCTGCAGCATGCCGGACAGCATCTGCTTGGCCAGGGCCTTGCGCTCCGGCGAGGCGGATTTCGGCACGGCCCAGCCCCAGGCATCGTTCCAGGAGATGTGTTCCTTGCGGCTCGGTCCCATCGGCAGGAATCCGATCCCGACCTTGCCGGCAATTTTCGATTTTGCCGGGTCGTCAAAGCTGCCCCAGTTTGACGAGTCTGATACGGTGAAAGCCGAATTGCCCGACGTGAAGATGGCATTGGCCTCGTTGCGGTCATAGGCCGGCATGCCTTTGGGACTGATCTTGTGCGTGTTGATCGCGTCCCACCAGAACTCGGCCACCTCGCGCATGCACTGATCGGTCATGGCGGACTTCCAGCCGGCTTGCTTCAGTGCGGCATTGGATCGTTCGTAGGTGGGGGTGAGCACGTCGCAGTTATTGGCCCACATCGACCAGAACCAGGTGTTCCAGGAATTATTCATCGACATGCTGCCGACAAAGCCGTACTTGACCTTGTTCTCCGCCTGCAGGCGCTTGCTCGTTGTGACGAGTTCGTCCCAGGTCTTGGGAACTTCGTCAGGCTTGACCAGATCGGTACGGTAGAAGAACACGCCGTACGTATGCGCCATCGGCACGAACGTGGTCCGTCCGTCGGCGTTGTCGAAGATGATGCCAGCCGAGGCAAAGGGGTCCACGTTCTCAATGCCTTTGACGTCATCCACAGGCTCGAGCATATGGGCCCACAATTGCCCCCAATCGTCGTTGTGCCAGATCACGTCGAACTGGTCCGAGCCAGACGTCAGCGCGGAAGTCATCTTCTCCAGGTAGACCCCATAGGAATTGGGGACCTTGATGATTTTCACGCCGTTGGCCTTGCCCCATTTTTCCAGCAGTTCAACCGCTGCTGTCTGGATAGGGTTAGGTTGGAAGCCGATGCGGAGCTCTTTTTCCTGGGCCTGAGCCCCGCCGGCCGATAGCGCCAATGCCGCCGCGCCGAGCGCAGCGACTTTCTTGATTGAATCCATTGTCTCGTCCTCTCGTTTTGGAGTGATTCGTTGTTCTAACTGCCGTTGCTGCCCGCTCTTGCCGTCTGCTGCGCCGTGCGAAAAAGCTGTCGTCAGATCTTCAAGCCTCGGATCACGTACTTCTGGCCGAACAGCGTCAGGAAGAACGCCGGGACTAGTCCCAATACCGCTGTGGCGCTCATCAGGTGCCACTCGGTGCCCATCTCGTGCACGAACTGCGCAATGACCACCGTCAACACCGGCGTGTTCTGTCCTGTCA contains the following coding sequences:
- a CDS encoding extracellular solute-binding protein, which encodes MDSIKKVAALGAAALALSAGGAQAQEKELRIGFQPNPIQTAAVELLEKWGKANGVKIIKVPNSYGVYLEKMTSALTSGSDQFDVIWHNDDWGQLWAHMLEPVDDVKGIENVDPFASAGIIFDNADGRTTFVPMAHTYGVFFYRTDLVKPDEVPKTWDELVTTSKRLQAENKVKYGFVGSMSMNNSWNTWFWSMWANNCDVLTPTYERSNAALKQAGWKSAMTDQCMREVAEFWWDAINTHKISPKGMPAYDRNEANAIFTSGNSAFTVSDSSNWGSFDDPAKSKIAGKVGIGFLPMGPSRKEHISWNDAWGWAVPKSASPERKALAKQMLSGMLQDEAGQIELFAKTGAPPPNKKLWDKIATVNPKMVELKIHSLDVPTQIHGGYYFEAWPAVHKAFSDAAIKAVVGKREDIPKALADGAPLVTQAAQ
- a CDS encoding LacI family DNA-binding transcriptional regulator, coding for MTRGAGDTFKSRASRPKSNAVTARDVAREAGVSVATVSRVLNGNSKVADALRKEVSEVAQRLGYTPNAGARALASQRSHSIGAIIPTIENVNFSAGLGALQRRVNQAGYTLLLASSNYDREEELRQVRALSAYGLAGLMLVGAQHLPQVYELLDAKRIPYVNGWVLDEAHPCVGFDNIAVGRTLANYLLDLGHKDFGIIAQPSGISDRSAGRIAGVREALHSRGLALPQERLIERTLNLIDGQLALRTLMSSRNPPTAIICGSDTIAFGALVEARKIGIRVPEDLSITGINDNEFAAHLTPPLTTIHLPSDEIGERSADYLLSKIGGHPVAASTSVQFSLIVRGSTAPPPGKRKRGG
- a CDS encoding ABC transporter ATP-binding protein, which translates into the protein MAEIVLTQLNKHYGTAHHAVKDVNLTIADKEFVVLVGPSGCGKSTTLRMIAGLEDISTGEIRIGSQVVNRLPPKDRDVAMVFQNYALYQHMTVYDNLAFGLRNKKIDEAKIKSEIDRAAEILGLNELMRRKPKQLSGGQQQRVALGRCIVRKPKVFLFDEPLSNLDAKLRTLMRLEIKRLRTRIPTTSVFVTHDQVEAMTLGDRVVVMKDGNIQQVGTPLEVYSRPANKFVASFIGAPSMNFIRVTLRSGEGGALFASAPGLDVRIPAARAVALAAWQGKELTLGIRPEHLSVAGAEGGAAATSGDLQIIGNATVDVVEQLGVEIVLEARLASFPLTLSRIDANSAVASGDNIRVATSADHLHFFDTDTELSIR
- a CDS encoding NAD-dependent epimerase/dehydratase family protein → MQNDNPLEGALRRILITGAAGTIGRVLRQHLRGQYDLLRLADIAPQEPAGPGEEVCHLDIRDPESVRRSMEGIDCVLHFAGVPEEAPWPQVLALNIDGVYNIFEAARSQGVRRVIFASSNHAVGFHRRERFLDNTVQPRPDTRYGASKVFGEALGRLYADKHGISVACLRIGTFRTPDRPSEPRQLLSWISHGDMVRLARRCIDYPDYHFVVAYGVSKNLRSRWDNSNVKFLGYEPQDDSEAFAAEIFSKSGAEDPIAAQFHGGFFCPMEFSGDTNAID